ACATTAGGTTGGCGGGATCTCCGTCTTTCCCGATGATGCCAACACCAAGACTCAACCAGACGAGAATTAATGCTGCGGCGATCGCAATGCCGATGGCAGATCGGTACGCGGTACTGTTTATCCGTGTTCGCATAAGCGTGTCTCCAATATGATGCTAGGCTCCAGCTTGCAAGGTGCAGCTGCAACGGTTCTGCATAGCAGTGCTTAAATTTGAAGCCGTCTTCTTGATCTTCAGTCCATTGCAACTTTATTCCAGATGCAATATGAGATTGCAACGTTCGGCAGTCTCTAAAATTAGCTCTACTCTCTTTCATTCGACAAATCTTGTCTATCCACTCTTCATCAAACGCGACGATGGCCCTTTCGATGGCATTAAATTAACGCTCCCTGGGGATATTGCTTACAGCACCCATCGCCTTGCTCATTGGGCTTTTTTAATCCTTTACCACTGGTAGGTTTTACATTCATTTTGCACTCTTGTCTGTGGTAATTTGATATTTGCCCTTCGGAGCGCTTCAGGGCTGTCCTTGTTTTACTTATAAATGGCCTCCGAAGGACTTCACACTCGTGTTTTCAGACCGGGGATAGGAGTACTAATTGATGAAAGAATTGAGTTAGCTGGCCCCACGCATCTTCCGCCGCTAAAGGGTTGTAGTCGGAGCGTTCGTGACAGAAAAAGCCGTGACCTGCATCGGGATAAACCTTCAGGGTGTAGTCTTTGCCAAGTTCCTGAAATCGCGATTCAATTTGTCGAATGCGATCGCCCGGAATAAAGGGATCTCGACCGCCGAAAAATAGGTAGATAGGCACCGTGATGTCTTTGACTGCATCAATCCACTCATCGGAAACCATGCCATAGAAAGGAGCCGCTGCGGCAATTTCATTTGATAACTTGCAAGCCGTAAAAAAGGTTAAGCCGCCGCCCAGACAAAACCCGGTTACGCCGACACGATCCGGGTTCAC
The Microcoleus sp. FACHB-831 DNA segment above includes these coding regions:
- a CDS encoding dienelactone hydrolase family protein, whose translation is MPACLFTPTGSDYPEGGTASHRKPAILLLMEAFGLTSHIRNVAVRIANEGYVVLVPDLYYRELPNNKFGYGEVEQAMAMMWRLDFGKPMENDIRAALAYVKSCPEVNPDRVGVTGFCLGGGLTFFTACKLSNEIAAAAPFYGMVSDEWIDAVKDITVPIYLFFGGRDPFIPGDRIRQIESRFQELGKDYTLKVYPDAGHGFFCHERSDYNPLAAEDAWGQLTQFFHQLVLLSPV